The following are encoded in a window of Phocoena phocoena chromosome 2, mPhoPho1.1, whole genome shotgun sequence genomic DNA:
- the RCCD1 gene encoding RCC1 domain-containing protein 1, whose protein sequence is MAEERRGAWFGFGFCGFGQALGSGRGRQVHSPEPLRAPGAGLDVRRVSASWSYTALVTRGGGRVELSGFAVGAAGGCRDAWASEELLVVLRAGPGPGAGTELQAWTPGSALRGEPLWAQTVPEAEREDGPGGDETQAGPLPLLPCARAYVSPRPPFYRPLAPTLRARRLELGAEHALLLDAAGQVFSWGGGRHGQLGHGTLEAEPEPRLLQALQGLTMAEVAAGGWHSLCVSEAGDIYIWGWNESGQLALPTRSLAEDGKTTAEASGLNEDGSEVKTVAGGEDGAPAPFIAVQPFPALLDLPLGSDAVKASCGSRHTAVVTRTGELYTWGWGKYGQLGHKDTTSLDRPCRVKYFVDKQLQVRTVSCGPWNTYVYAVEKEKS, encoded by the exons ATGGCCGAGGAGCGTCGCGGGGCCTGGTTCGGCTTCGGCTTCTGCGGCTTCGGGCAGGCGCTGGGCTCGGGGCGCGGGCGCCAGGTACACAGCCCCGAGCCTCTGAGGGCGCCAGGCGCGGGCCTCGATGTCCGCCGCGTGAGCGCGAGCTGGAGCTACACCGCCCTCGTGACCC GTGGAGGAGGCCGGGTGGAGCTGTCTGGCTTCGCGGTCGGAGCGGCGGGCGGCTGCAGGGACGCGTGGGCGTCGGAGGAGCTCCTGGTGGTGCTGCGCGCGGGGCCGGGACCCGGGGCCGGGACGGAGCTGCAGGCCTGGACGCCTGGTTCGGCGCTGCGCGGGGAGCCCCTCTGGGCCCAGACCGTGCCGGAGGCCGAGCGGGAAGACGGACCGGGCGGCGATGAGACCCAGGCTGGGCCGCTGCCGCTGCTGCCCTGCGCTCGCGCCTACGTAAGCCCGCGGCCGCCCTTCTACCGGCCTCTGGCCCCGACACTGCGGGCGCGCCGGCTGGAGCTGGGCGCTGAGCACGCGTTGCTGCTGGACGCGGCGGGCCAGGTGTTCTCCTGGGGCGGGGGCAG GCACGGACAGCTGGGCCACGGGACTCTGGAGGCAGAGCCGGAGCCGAGGCTGCTGCAGGCGCTGCAGGGCCTAACCATGGCTGAGGTGGCCGCAGGTGGCTGGCACTCTCTGTGTGTGAGTG AGGCTGGGGATATTTATATCTGGGGCTGGAATGAATCAGGGcagctggccctgcccaccaggagcCTGGCAGAGGATGGAAAGACAACCGCAGAAG CCTCAGGACTGAATGAAGATGGTTCTGAAGTGAAGACAGTAGCCGGGGGTGAGGATGGAGCCCCCGCCCCCTTCATAGCTGTCCAGCCCTTCCCAGCTTTACTGGACCTCCCCCTGGGCTCAGATGCAGTCAAGGCCAGCTGTGGATCCCGGCACACAGCGGTGGTGACAA GAACGGGGGAGCTCTACACCTGGGGCTGGG GTAAATATGGACAGCTTGGCCACAAAGACACGACCAGCTTGGATCGGCCCTGCCGTGTGAAGTACTTTGTAGATAAGCAACTCCAAGTAAGGACCGTGAGCTGTGGGCCCTGGAACACCTATGTGTATGCTGTGGAAAAAGAGAAGAGCTGA